In bacterium, the following are encoded in one genomic region:
- a CDS encoding single-stranded DNA-binding protein, which produces MAELKMPDINSVMIAGNLTSDPSFRRTTNGTPVANFYIASNRRFKDNTGQWRENVCYVGVVAWYKLAESCAENLHKSSAVLVDGELQSRIWKNEDGTTRNVVEIKARRIQFLNRRSEATEATAADDEFESAGEEHHEPSRNQPESSTPPASPAAKSEFNFGYDNLKL; this is translated from the coding sequence ATGGCAGAATTAAAGATGCCCGATATCAATTCGGTGATGATTGCCGGCAATTTGACCAGCGATCCTTCATTTCGCAGAACCACGAATGGGACGCCGGTGGCAAACTTCTACATCGCCTCCAATCGTCGCTTTAAGGACAACACGGGCCAATGGCGGGAGAATGTCTGCTATGTCGGCGTGGTGGCGTGGTACAAACTCGCCGAAAGCTGTGCCGAAAACCTTCACAAGAGCAGCGCGGTTCTGGTCGACGGGGAATTACAGAGCCGCATCTGGAAAAATGAGGACGGCACCACGCGCAACGTCGTTGAAATCAAGGCGCGCCGGATTCAATTCCTCAACCGCCGCAGTGAAGCCACGGAAGCCACCGCTGCCGACGACGAATTCGAGTCGGCGGGCGAGGAACACCATGAGCCGTCGCGCAACCAGCCCGAATCCTCCACGCCGCCGGCCAGTCCGGCCGCCAAGAGTGAATTCAATTTTGGCTACGATAACCTCAAATTGTGA
- the rpsR gene encoding 30S ribosomal protein S18 → MLKKRRICRFCEEREIYIDYKDEKRLMRFTTEQGKIIPRRTSGTCAAHQRMLVTAIKRARLLALMPFVYDQVR, encoded by the coding sequence ATGCTGAAAAAACGCCGTATTTGCCGTTTCTGTGAAGAACGCGAAATCTATATCGACTACAAGGACGAAAAACGCCTGATGCGGTTCACCACCGAGCAGGGCAAGATCATTCCCCGGCGCACCTCCGGCACCTGTGCCGCGCACCAGCGCATGCTGGTCACCGCCATCAAGCGCGCGCGCCTGCTGGCGTTGATGCCGTTTGTTTACGATCAAGTGCGCTGA
- the rplI gene encoding 50S ribosomal protein L9 — MKVLLRQDFPTLGEAGKIVTVKDGYARNFLIPRGIAFEATAGNLKYLAEEKKRGAALRLREKKAAEALKAKMDGVSITAAMPVGEDDRIFGSVTNQDIADLLAAKGYEVDKRKISLDEPIRALGIYEIPIKLHAEVECRIKLWVVKQ, encoded by the coding sequence ATGAAAGTATTATTGCGCCAGGATTTCCCCACGCTCGGCGAGGCCGGCAAGATCGTCACGGTCAAAGACGGTTATGCGCGCAATTTTCTCATTCCGCGCGGCATCGCTTTTGAAGCCACCGCCGGTAACCTGAAATACCTCGCGGAAGAAAAGAAGCGCGGCGCCGCCCTGCGGCTGCGCGAGAAAAAGGCCGCGGAGGCGCTCAAGGCCAAGATGGATGGCGTCTCCATCACCGCCGCCATGCCGGTCGGCGAAGACGACCGCATCTTCGGCTCCGTTACCAATCAAGACATCGCCGATTTGCTGGCCGCCAAGGGCTATGAAGTCGACAAGCGCAAGATCTCTCTCGATGAGCCGATTCGCGCGCTCGGCATCTATGAGATTCCCATCAAGCTGCATGCCGAGGTGGAGTGCCGCATCAAGCTCTGGGTGGTCAAGCAGTAA
- the tsaD gene encoding tRNA (adenosine(37)-N6)-threonylcarbamoyltransferase complex transferase subunit TsaD encodes MRLLAIETSCDETAAAVMEDDRLLSNVVSSQEIHQLYGGVVPELASRAHLKQIAVVVGAALERAQLAPRQLDALAVTRGPGLVGSLLVGLNFAKGLALELDVPLLGINHLEGHLVSNNIAPDGPQPPFLVLIVSGGHSILSLVEDWGQYRILGETQDDAAGEAFDKVARILGLPYPGGPPIEKLAAAGDPHAITFPVARLKDAPFDFSFSGLKTAVLYHVQKPGAAATPRLDAATADVAASFQHALLCALVETTGRALERFPVTAIALAGGVACNKALRAAMAELGRQHGVPAFYPPPIYCTDNAAMIARAAMFHLTKAAPLPAAVRELAPDPSLKLTSTTPASSHAN; translated from the coding sequence ATGCGGCTGCTCGCAATTGAAACCTCGTGTGACGAGACCGCGGCCGCGGTCATGGAAGACGACCGGCTGCTGTCCAACGTGGTCTCGTCGCAGGAAATTCACCAACTCTATGGCGGCGTCGTGCCGGAGCTGGCTTCGCGCGCGCACCTCAAGCAAATTGCCGTGGTGGTGGGCGCAGCGCTGGAACGCGCCCAGCTTGCGCCGCGCCAGCTCGATGCCCTCGCGGTCACGCGCGGCCCGGGCTTGGTCGGCTCGCTGTTGGTGGGCCTCAACTTTGCCAAAGGCCTGGCGCTCGAGCTTGACGTGCCGCTGCTGGGCATCAATCATCTCGAAGGGCATCTGGTCTCGAACAACATTGCTCCGGACGGGCCGCAGCCGCCCTTCCTCGTTTTGATCGTTTCCGGCGGCCACAGCATTCTTAGCCTGGTCGAAGATTGGGGGCAATATCGCATTTTGGGTGAAACCCAAGACGACGCGGCCGGTGAAGCATTTGACAAGGTTGCCCGCATTCTCGGTCTGCCCTATCCCGGTGGCCCGCCGATCGAGAAGCTCGCGGCTGCGGGAGATCCCCACGCCATCACTTTCCCGGTTGCCCGCCTCAAAGACGCGCCGTTTGATTTCAGCTTCAGCGGCCTGAAGACTGCCGTGCTGTATCATGTGCAAAAGCCGGGCGCGGCTGCGACCCCGCGGCTCGACGCTGCCACCGCGGATGTTGCGGCTTCGTTTCAGCATGCCCTGCTTTGTGCTCTGGTGGAAACCACCGGCCGGGCCCTCGAACGGTTTCCCGTGACTGCAATTGCGCTGGCCGGCGGCGTCGCCTGCAATAAGGCCCTGCGTGCAGCGATGGCCGAGCTGGGCCGGCAGCACGGCGTGCCGGCGTTCTATCCGCCGCCCATTTACTGCACCGACAACGCCGCCATGATTGCGCGCGCGGCCATGTTCCATTTGACCAAGGCCGCTCCTCTACCTGCGGCTGTGCGCGAGCTTGCTCCTGATCCCAGCCTGAAATTGACCTCCACCACGCCGGCCTCGTCTCATGCAAATTGA
- a CDS encoding VWA domain-containing protein has protein sequence MQIDLTFATAAIYPLLLLLLLALVFTFFIYRVTTPAVATWLRRALALLRALALAAALLLLFEPTLSLALRRTEKTAVAILLDHSASMNLSDSLQTRAEAMRKTMALPWLEQLRERADVFLFSFSDSLKSLPPESLAALRCDGDGSNLAQALSEAKRQLAKRHYQAAILLSDGAYNLGSNPSRQAESYGLPILTVRLGAPQLTRDALIQEVVTNEIAYAETRLPVEVTISATGLAGRTARLHIAEGEREVAAQEIRLPADQTQVTATLAVTPTTVGLNRYTARLETLPGELTAENNRRTFYVKVLKSKLKIWIFAGAPSADYTFLRRAVSSDGNFAVQGFVQRPGGSFYATPEQPLPAFESEEAWQPVDAVMLIDFPRRDSNRALVEMLARQLAEKGKPLFYLHGPGVDLNLLWRLRPALPFTALPNSMSEQVISLQFIAAGLSHPVTRPLTERFAQAAGGAAAVRGSDELPPLFCNLYNVKPAAGAELLAGLGTGSRPEPLWLAQKSAARKTLVILTYGIWRWKSLLTAVGKSSDVYDAMMTGLVRWLVTREDSKLVRFESQKEIYRGGEQIELTAQVYHEDYQPFAGARVRAHLTGPQFDQEIALQDVGSGLYRGRLQVLGGGEYFYRGTAEFGERKLGEERGRFSVEPFSLEFLDTRLHAPLLQQIAQLSGGAYLPPDSLAAYLDRLPLEPAVKRESYNLALWGRPTVLIVLLLTLGAEWFIRRRQGML, from the coding sequence ATGCAAATTGATTTGACCTTCGCCACCGCGGCGATCTATCCGCTCCTGCTGCTGCTGCTGCTCGCCCTGGTCTTCACGTTTTTCATCTATCGCGTCACCACGCCCGCCGTCGCCACCTGGCTGCGCCGCGCGCTCGCCCTTCTGCGTGCGCTGGCACTGGCCGCGGCATTGCTGCTGTTGTTTGAACCCACCCTCAGCCTGGCCTTGCGCCGCACCGAGAAAACCGCCGTTGCGATTCTCCTGGATCACTCCGCCAGCATGAATCTCTCGGATTCGCTCCAAACGCGCGCTGAAGCCATGCGAAAAACGATGGCACTGCCCTGGCTCGAGCAGTTGCGCGAACGTGCCGACGTCTTCCTGTTCAGCTTCAGTGACAGCCTGAAGAGCCTGCCGCCTGAGTCGCTTGCGGCGCTGCGCTGCGATGGCGACGGCAGCAATTTGGCACAAGCGTTGAGCGAGGCCAAACGCCAGCTCGCCAAACGCCATTATCAGGCGGCGATTTTGCTGAGTGACGGCGCCTACAATCTGGGCAGCAATCCCAGCCGGCAGGCGGAGAGTTACGGCCTGCCGATTCTCACGGTGCGGCTGGGCGCGCCGCAGCTCACGCGCGATGCTCTGATTCAAGAAGTGGTGACCAATGAAATCGCCTATGCCGAAACCAGACTGCCGGTGGAGGTGACGATATCGGCCACCGGCTTGGCTGGTCGCACCGCTCGCCTGCATATCGCAGAAGGCGAGCGCGAAGTGGCGGCGCAGGAGATCCGGCTGCCTGCGGATCAAACGCAGGTCACGGCAACGCTGGCAGTGACACCGACCACGGTGGGATTGAATCGCTACACCGCACGGCTGGAGACGTTGCCGGGCGAGTTGACTGCGGAGAACAACCGCCGCACCTTTTACGTCAAGGTGCTGAAAAGCAAACTCAAGATCTGGATCTTCGCCGGTGCGCCTTCCGCCGACTACACTTTTCTCCGGCGCGCGGTCAGCAGCGATGGCAATTTTGCCGTGCAGGGTTTTGTGCAGCGGCCGGGCGGCAGTTTCTATGCAACGCCGGAGCAGCCACTGCCGGCTTTCGAGAGCGAGGAGGCTTGGCAGCCGGTCGATGCGGTCATGCTCATCGATTTCCCGCGGCGCGACAGCAACCGTGCCCTGGTCGAGATGCTGGCCCGGCAGTTGGCGGAAAAAGGCAAACCGCTTTTCTATCTCCATGGTCCGGGCGTGGATTTGAATTTGCTGTGGCGGCTGCGGCCGGCGCTGCCGTTCACCGCCTTGCCCAACAGCATGAGCGAGCAGGTGATTTCGCTGCAATTCATTGCCGCGGGATTGTCGCATCCGGTTACGCGGCCGCTCACGGAGCGTTTTGCACAAGCGGCGGGTGGCGCTGCGGCGGTGCGTGGCAGCGATGAATTGCCGCCGCTTTTCTGCAATCTCTACAACGTAAAACCGGCGGCGGGCGCGGAATTGCTCGCGGGGCTGGGCACCGGCAGCCGACCGGAACCGTTGTGGCTGGCGCAGAAGAGTGCTGCGCGTAAAACGCTCGTGATCTTGACTTACGGTATATGGCGCTGGAAGAGTTTACTCACTGCGGTGGGAAAGTCCAGCGACGTTTATGATGCCATGATGACCGGGCTGGTGCGCTGGTTGGTGACGCGGGAAGACAGCAAGCTGGTGCGTTTTGAAAGCCAAAAAGAAATCTACCGTGGCGGCGAACAGATCGAGTTGACCGCCCAGGTCTATCATGAAGACTACCAGCCTTTTGCCGGTGCGCGCGTGCGGGCGCATTTGACCGGACCGCAATTCGATCAGGAAATTGCCCTGCAGGATGTGGGCAGCGGCTTGTATCGCGGCCGGTTGCAGGTGTTGGGTGGGGGGGAATACTTCTACCGCGGCACAGCGGAATTCGGCGAGCGCAAGCTCGGCGAGGAAAGGGGCCGCTTCTCGGTTGAGCCTTTCAGTTTGGAGTTTCTCGATACGCGCCTGCACGCGCCGCTCTTGCAACAAATCGCGCAACTCAGCGGCGGCGCTTATCTGCCGCCCGACAGTCTGGCGGCGTACCTTGACCGTCTGCCTCTGGAGCCGGCGGTCAAGCGTGAGTCCTACAATTTGGCACTCTGGGGCCGGCCCACGGTGCTGATCGTCCTCCTGCTCACGCTCGGTGCAGAATGGTTCATCCGCCGGCGGCAGGGAATGCTGTAA
- a CDS encoding CHAT domain-containing protein, translated as MSRRTLVDHFQSHRLDAAKQKLLRDFAALPAQNSAAAQLFVTHNRDKLRSAFTEIVNQFLLAAIDNAAPPLPMSLAQAEQLAALFRKVHHEPAPWQRLQLVQQFTHAQKLQKLEAEYLMFVGDTLRDKQQAIGKYQQALQLYQRLGDQPGLAKAYFDLGDSYSVIGRKKESLLALQRSLALAGALPDPFRAMWALLVMGNVHADLRDYAQSDSAFRRVIALSQTLQNRKLEAHARSGLGRIYNESGRLLEAQAQLRQALAIYSNLEEEFEQARVLRMMGLVERNLGNYAEALKLQSTALATLQGLQHPKPKQEAAQYTIIGLVYNLLGQHELARKYHRAAYERFKACHGRPADIAAALANLGETLVYLDSLPQAHACLQEALQQIAGPEDAAVRAEMFQMLGDLKLKQRDWQAGREMFEQALQINAEKGFTANLILNHLGLGQFNLAGRSWEAADRDFEQAIALAANSGITAHIWKGFYGRGRALKAQGRVTEALQQYEAAIDTIEATLTHLHEEGSKLGYFAEKQDVYDETILTYLQEQHDAVQSYNFVERAKARSFLDQLHGGLEIVNRIDALNPNQPNLTLLSLSASASPRVEEIQAALGEHDKIIEYRVLPDRLAIWVVDRVHVTSTQVNLRREELRRLVREFRRTAGADDFAAFSRRWNQDRDAAFQDFLAVAQRLSALLIKPVWQHIRPDQNLYFIPDDLLHYLPFAALTLPGPDSTRFLVEAVPLATAPSAAVLKYALERGQEQGNSARLRVLAIANPEDRSGRLKALPWADQAAQFIMQLSSTGSKLLVREQARKEALLQTLQEPFDILHFAGHCSVDVKSPLYTTLYLASGLQREAAASSASGAAGQAEYGAAHEHLRMYEVFRLNLRKTRLVVLSACNTALGQFAMGEGIVGLPRAFFCAGAPCLITTLWAVDARTAGNVMEKFYLNLKTGGHNVAGALRNAQRDEIARIRKDPVMRFHPHPYFWAPFQAVGNSYYVQFNMPSNQPESIAQNH; from the coding sequence GTGTCCCGACGCACGCTCGTCGATCATTTCCAATCGCACCGGCTTGACGCCGCCAAGCAAAAGCTGCTGCGCGATTTTGCCGCGCTGCCCGCGCAGAACTCGGCCGCGGCACAACTCTTCGTAACGCACAACCGCGACAAATTGCGCTCGGCGTTCACGGAGATCGTCAACCAATTTCTCCTGGCCGCAATCGACAACGCCGCGCCACCACTGCCGATGAGCCTGGCGCAAGCCGAGCAGCTCGCAGCGCTTTTTCGAAAAGTGCATCATGAACCGGCGCCGTGGCAACGCTTGCAGCTCGTGCAGCAGTTCACGCACGCACAAAAACTGCAGAAGCTGGAAGCGGAGTACCTGATGTTCGTGGGCGATACGCTGCGCGACAAGCAGCAGGCGATCGGAAAATACCAGCAGGCGCTGCAACTGTACCAGCGCCTGGGTGATCAGCCCGGCCTTGCCAAGGCCTATTTTGACCTCGGAGACTCATACTCCGTCATCGGCCGGAAAAAGGAAAGCCTTCTTGCGCTGCAACGCAGTCTGGCGTTGGCGGGCGCGTTGCCGGATCCCTTTCGCGCGATGTGGGCGCTGCTCGTCATGGGCAACGTGCACGCGGATTTGCGGGACTATGCGCAAAGCGATTCGGCCTTTCGTCGCGTGATTGCCTTGAGCCAAACCCTGCAGAACCGCAAGCTGGAAGCACACGCGCGGAGCGGCCTGGGCCGCATCTACAACGAAAGCGGCCGCTTGTTGGAGGCGCAGGCGCAACTGCGGCAGGCGCTCGCCATTTACAGCAACCTCGAGGAAGAATTCGAACAGGCGCGGGTATTGCGCATGATGGGACTGGTGGAGCGCAACCTGGGCAATTATGCCGAGGCGTTGAAGCTGCAAAGCACGGCGCTGGCCACGCTCCAGGGATTGCAGCATCCCAAGCCCAAACAGGAAGCGGCACAATACACCATCATTGGGCTGGTCTACAACCTCCTGGGCCAGCATGAGCTGGCCAGAAAATACCACCGCGCGGCATACGAAAGATTCAAAGCCTGCCATGGCCGGCCGGCGGATATTGCCGCGGCGCTCGCCAACTTGGGGGAAACGCTGGTGTACTTGGACAGCCTGCCGCAAGCGCATGCCTGTCTGCAAGAGGCGCTGCAGCAGATTGCCGGCCCGGAAGACGCGGCCGTGCGCGCCGAGATGTTTCAAATGCTCGGCGATCTAAAGTTGAAACAGCGTGATTGGCAGGCCGGGCGGGAGATGTTTGAGCAGGCGCTGCAGATCAATGCCGAAAAGGGCTTCACGGCCAATCTCATTCTCAATCATCTCGGCCTGGGTCAGTTCAACCTGGCCGGCCGGAGCTGGGAAGCGGCCGACCGGGATTTCGAACAAGCCATCGCGCTGGCCGCAAACTCGGGAATCACCGCACACATTTGGAAGGGATTCTACGGCAGGGGCCGCGCGCTCAAGGCACAGGGCCGGGTGACGGAGGCGCTGCAGCAGTACGAAGCCGCGATTGACACCATCGAAGCAACGTTGACTCACCTCCATGAGGAAGGCTCAAAGCTCGGATATTTTGCCGAGAAACAGGACGTCTATGATGAAACCATTCTGACCTATTTGCAGGAACAACACGACGCCGTGCAGTCCTACAACTTCGTCGAACGCGCCAAAGCGCGGTCGTTTTTGGATCAACTGCACGGCGGCTTGGAGATTGTCAACCGCATTGACGCGCTCAATCCCAATCAGCCCAACTTGACGCTGTTGTCGTTGTCTGCTTCCGCCAGCCCGCGAGTGGAGGAGATTCAGGCTGCGCTGGGAGAGCACGATAAGATCATCGAGTATCGCGTGCTGCCCGATCGCCTCGCCATCTGGGTGGTGGATCGGGTCCACGTGACGAGCACGCAAGTCAACCTCCGCCGCGAGGAGTTGCGCCGGCTGGTGCGGGAATTCCGCCGGACAGCAGGCGCGGATGATTTCGCCGCGTTCAGCCGCCGCTGGAATCAAGACCGCGACGCCGCCTTTCAGGATTTCCTGGCCGTTGCGCAGCGGCTGTCCGCTCTGCTGATCAAGCCGGTGTGGCAGCATATTCGACCGGACCAGAACCTCTATTTCATACCCGATGATCTGCTGCACTATCTGCCTTTCGCCGCGCTCACCCTGCCCGGGCCTGACTCCACCCGCTTTTTGGTGGAAGCGGTGCCTTTGGCCACGGCGCCGAGTGCGGCGGTCTTGAAATATGCCCTGGAACGCGGACAGGAACAGGGAAACAGCGCCAGGCTGCGCGTGCTCGCAATCGCAAACCCGGAAGATCGTTCCGGCCGGCTCAAGGCGCTGCCCTGGGCTGATCAGGCAGCGCAATTCATCATGCAGCTTTCTTCCACCGGCTCCAAGCTGCTGGTGCGGGAGCAGGCACGCAAGGAAGCGTTGCTGCAAACGTTACAAGAGCCTTTCGACATTCTCCATTTCGCCGGTCATTGCAGCGTGGATGTCAAGAGTCCGTTGTACACCACGCTCTATCTTGCTTCTGGACTTCAGAGAGAGGCCGCGGCTTCGTCCGCCAGCGGGGCCGCTGGGCAGGCGGAATACGGCGCCGCGCATGAGCACTTGCGGATGTATGAGGTCTTTCGTTTGAATCTGCGCAAAACGCGGCTGGTCGTGCTGTCGGCCTGCAACACGGCGCTCGGTCAGTTTGCCATGGGCGAGGGCATCGTGGGTTTGCCGCGCGCTTTCTTTTGCGCCGGCGCTCCCTGTCTCATCACCACTCTGTGGGCCGTCGATGCGCGGACAGCCGGCAATGTCATGGAGAAATTCTATCTGAACTTGAAAACTGGCGGGCACAACGTGGCCGGCGCGCTGCGCAATGCTCAACGGGACGAGATCGCGCGCATTCGCAAGGACCCGGTGATGCGCTTCCATCCCCATCCCTATTTTTGGGCGCCATTTCAGGCAGTGGGCAATTCCTATTACGTGCAGTTCAATATGCCGTCAAATCAACCGGAAAGCATTGCCCAGAACCATTAA
- a CDS encoding tetratricopeptide repeat protein: MATKPGESVREGPDLSSSCLSEAQMLSYLEDTLKPQEKLQVETHLSSCRDCFELFSTVLEYALQPPTTEEQAAGPSSRDSLAGLPPPFVPQTPRLFSYWRPLLAAAAALLVLFAGVPQYRQWQSRKTVAETRTLLNQQDRITSREELRLSGNLEYDEFTTVMGPEQSAPLPAMQEKLQRALQSDPKNHQAEQLLGRFHLRVLKDTAQAEVHFRRAHALAPAEAAVLNDLGVLAWCRGDYEQALDWFTQALQQKPEFVEAQFNKANLLQMQGQTEQARQEWQNYRKLASREQDADWPAVASDRENQLQ, from the coding sequence ATGGCAACGAAACCAGGCGAATCGGTGCGCGAGGGCCCGGACCTCTCGTCAAGCTGTCTCAGCGAGGCCCAGATGCTGAGCTACCTGGAAGACACACTGAAACCGCAGGAGAAGCTGCAAGTGGAAACGCATCTGAGCTCCTGCCGCGATTGTTTTGAACTGTTCAGCACCGTGCTGGAGTATGCGCTGCAGCCACCCACAACGGAAGAACAGGCGGCCGGGCCGAGCTCCAGGGATTCACTCGCCGGCCTGCCCCCGCCTTTTGTGCCGCAGACGCCGCGCTTGTTCAGCTATTGGCGGCCGCTGCTCGCTGCTGCCGCCGCACTGCTGGTGTTGTTCGCGGGCGTGCCGCAATATCGCCAATGGCAAAGCCGGAAGACGGTGGCGGAGACCCGCACGTTGCTCAATCAGCAGGATCGCATCACTTCGCGGGAAGAGCTGCGCCTCTCCGGCAATCTCGAATATGATGAATTCACCACGGTGATGGGACCGGAGCAATCGGCGCCGCTGCCGGCAATGCAGGAAAAGCTGCAACGGGCGCTGCAGTCCGATCCCAAAAACCACCAGGCCGAGCAACTTTTGGGCAGATTTCATCTGCGCGTGCTCAAAGACACGGCGCAAGCCGAGGTGCATTTCCGGCGCGCCCATGCGCTCGCGCCGGCGGAAGCGGCGGTGCTCAACGATCTGGGTGTGCTGGCGTGGTGCCGCGGCGATTATGAGCAAGCCCTGGACTGGTTCACGCAGGCGCTGCAGCAGAAACCGGAATTCGTCGAGGCGCAATTCAACAAGGCGAATCTGCTGCAGATGCAGGGCCAGACCGAGCAGGCGCGGCAGGAATGGCAAAACTACCGCAAACTGGCGAGCCGGGAGCAGGATGCGGACTGGCCGGCGGTGGCCAGCGATCGCGAGAATCAATTGCAGTAA